TAAAAAAAGTAGACTTGAGTGATGAACAAAAAGACATAGTCAAAAAAATAATAGGCCATGATTCAAAATTCATGATTCATGATTCATCTCTACTTATTGCCGGAAGAGAGAAAATAGAAATTTATTTGGAATTAATAAATAAAACCATAAAGTCCAAAAGACAAACACTAATTCTTGTTCCTGAAATTCCTATCTCCTATGAAGCGCTGGATATTATCAAAGAATATTTCGACGAAAATTCAATCGCGCTTTTCCATAGCAAAATGACCAAAGGAGAATTATACGCCAGTTATCAGAAAATAAATCCGCCAGCTGACGGAGGCGAAGCGAAAATTATTATCGGCACCCGCCAGGCAGTTTTCGCGCCTTTCAATAATTTAGGCTTAATAATTGTTGATGGAGAACAAGATATTTCTTATAAGCAATGGGATATGAATCCGCGATATAATGCCGTTAAAGTGGCAGAAAAATTGGCCAAGTTGCATAGAGCAAAATTAGTCTTATCCTCGCCTGCTCCGAGTATTGAAACATATTATAAAATTTCTAATTCACCTAATTGCCTAATTTCTAATAAAATCCAAGATTCAAGATTCAAGATTCAAGATTCTGCGGAAATTATAGATTTGAGAAAAGAAGGCTGGAGCAGAGACGGCAAAAAGAGAAAAGATATTTTGCTAAGCAAAAAATTGGTTTCGGAAATCGTATTTACGCTTAAATATGGAAAACAGGTATTTTTGTTTGTAAGCAAGCGCGGGATGAGTTCTTTTTCTGTCTGTGCCAGTTGCAAAGAAGTTCTACGCTGTCCCAGGTGCGAAAGGGCGCTTATCTATGACAAAAGCGGAGTCTACCGCTGTCTGCATTGTACCTATAAAACCGATATTTTTGCCAAATGCCCGAAATGCAAAGGGACTGAATTTAAAAATGTCGGGATTGGAAATCAGGCCATCGAAAGAGAAATCAAGAAAATATTTCCGGGAGCCAAAACAAAACTCATTGATTTTGAATCGCTGAAAAGCAGGAACGACCAACAAAATCTGATCAGCGAGATAAATTCCGGAAAATTTGATATAATAATAGGGACGCAGACAATTTTGAAAGCCTGGGATTTGCCCAAATTGGGATTGATTGGTATCATAAACGCCGACGACTTGCTCAGTTTTTCGGAATATAATTCTGACGAAAAAGCTTTCCAAATCTTGTCAGGGGCGCTTCAAAAGACCAGGGACGGCCAAAATACGAAATTAGTTATCCAGACATACAGCGCCGAACATCCGGTAATAAAATCAATAGCCGGATCTGAATTTGAAAAATTTTATGAAAACGAAATTGAGCAAAGGAAAGCGTTGAAATATCCTCCTTTTTCCAGAATGATAAAATTGACTCTTCGAACATTTTTTAAAGCTAATATCGAGAAAGAATCCGCTTTTATTTTTGGAAGAATGAAGATTCTTTCAGAAAGAGACAAAAATATTTCCGTTTTTCAGCCATTCACTCCCCAGCTTTCCAAGGTTCGGGACAAATTTCGCCATCAGATTGTGATAAAATTAAGTTGCCTGGAAATCCCAGAGGAATTGAACAGAACCCTCAAAAATCTCGGAAGCGAATGGGTTATCGATGTTGATCCGATAAACATAAATTAACAACACTATGGAAATAATCTTATACCCCAACAAAATACTCGACAAAAAAACTAAGAAGGTGAAAAAACCGCTTGACGAAGAAATCCAAAAGCTTATCAAGGGAATGAAAGAAACTATGGAAAAAGCGGATGGAGCCGGACTGGCTGCGCCTCAAGTCGGAGAATCGCTTCGTATCTGCACTATTCAATATAGCGGGGATGTTTTTGCTTTAATCAATCCGAAAATCACTTCTTATTCTAGAGAAAAAGAAATCAGTGAAGAAGGATGCTTGAGTTTTCCGGGACAATTTTTTCCCGTCAAAAGATCGGCAAAAATTAAAGTTAGATACGTCGATGAAGAAGGAAAAGAAACAAAGAAAAAAGCTGAGGGCCTCCTGGCCAGGATAATGCAACACGAAATCGACCATCTGGACGGAATTGTCTTTATTAAAAGAAAGTAAGTATGGAAAAAGAAAATATAAAAATAATTTTCATGGGCACCTCTGACTTTGCCAAAGAAATTTTGGCTTCAATTGTCAGGGAAAAATACCGCGTCTTGGCAGTCATTACCCAGCCGGACAAAAAAGCCGGCAGAAAGCAGGAGTTAAGGATCGGGCCAGTGAAAGAATTCGCAGAGAAACAAAAAATTCCCGTCCTCCAACCGAAAAAACTAGACGAAGAATTGATCAAAAAAACAAAAGAGCTGAATCCTGATTTAATCATAGTCGCCGCTTATGGAAAAATTATTCCCAAAGAAATTTTGGAAATTCCAAAATATAAAAGCATCAATATCCATCCTTCCCTTCTTCCAAAATTCCGCGGACCATCCCCTATTCAAAATGCAATCCTTGTCGGAGAAAGAGAAACCGGAGTAACGATAATGCTTATGAATGAGAAAATGGATCACGGAGATATTCTTGTGCAGACAAAATTCCAAATTTATCCGGATGAAACAACAGAAACACTAACCAAAAAAATTGCGCCCATTAGCGCAAAACTGATTTTAGAAACTATCCCGCTTTGGGTGGATGGAAAAATTAAGCCTTTTGAGCAAGATGAAACAAAAGCCACCTATTGCCAGCTTATTGAAAGAGAAGACGGGCATATTTTCTGGAATTCTAACGCCCAGGATATATACAACAAGTATCGCGCTTTTCAGCCTTGGCCGGGGATTTTCTCTGTTTGGAAAAAAGAAAATGGAATTCTTCGCATCAAAATTAAAAAAATAAGGCTGGATAACAATAAGCCTGACGTGAAATATGGAATAGGAGAAGTGTTTGAATTAAACGGAGAAATAAAAGTAAAGGCAGCGAAAGGTTCGATAATATTGGAAGAAGTCCAATTGGAAGGGAAAAATCCAGCGAGTATTAAAGATTTCATCAACGGATACAAAGACTTTGTTGGAAGCAATCTGAAGTGAATCACGAATTATGAATCATGAATTAAGACACTAAATTAAAAAACCCTATAAAATAAATTTGCATAATTCGTGATTCATAATTCGTGATTCAAAATACTATGGAACTAAACGACAAAAGTAACAACAAGGTAATCCTCATTGGCGTAGCTCTAATCGCCATGGTCTTTATCTTTACCTTTTTCCGATCCGAATTATTCAAGAAAAATTCCGAAAATGAAATTGAGCAAAAAATATTGAACTATCCCAAAATTACTTCTGAAGATTTTAAAAATAAACTAAAAAGCAGTGAAGATTTGAAAATTTTAGACATACGCTCGTCGGATGACTATGCTATGGAGCATTTGGCGAATTCCATAAACGCAGTTTCGGAGGAATCGATAAACGCGATATCTAAAGAAAAAACCATAATAATTGTCGGTTATTCAACTGAAGATGAAGAATATACAAAGATAATCGACTATCTGAAGAAAAATAAATATTACAATTTTTTTATTTTAAAAGGAGGGTTTGATGCTTGGAAAAATATTGGGGGAGGAACTATATCGATCGGAAATCCCAACTCATTTGTCGATAATTCAAAAATAAACTACATTGCGCCGGAAGATCTTAAAGCAATAGTTGAGAATAAAAATTACCCTAAATATATTATCGACATGAGACCCAAACAATCATTTGATGACGGGCATATTTTTGGAGCGGAAAATATTTTTCTTGACGAGCTGGAAAAATCGGCGGATAAAATACCTTTCTCAAAAGAAATATATATTTATGGAGACACGGAATTTCAAGGATTCCAGGCCGGCGTCCGCCTTTACGATCTGGGATTTATGCTAGTAAAAGTCTTGAAAGGCGGATTGACGAGCTGGAAAGACAAAGGATTTGAAATTGTAAAATAACTACAAATCTACAAATCGATTACAAATTTACAAATAAAAAAATACCCCCTTCGGGAGGTATTTTTGATTATCATTTTTTACAATTCTATTCAACAACCGCCAGAATATCTTCATTCTTCACGATCAAATATTCCTCGCCTTCAATCTTCACTTCTGTTCCGCTGTATCTTTTGAAGATAACTTTTTGATTCTTCTTCGCTTGGATATCTTTGCTCTCTCCGATCTCGATTACTTTTCCTTGTTGCGGCCTTTCTTCGGATGCCGATTCGGGAAGAAAAATTCCGGATCCTGTTTTTTTGTCCGCTTTCTCCGGCTTAATCAAAACATTGTCTCCTAGCGGTTTTACTTTTATTTCTTTCATAGTTTTTAATTCATCTAATATTTAACAGTATTAATTATAACAGAAATAATTTAGCAGTCAACCGATATGATTGCTAATTTTTTTGTTTGTTTCTTTCCCCGAAATACCACTTGTAGACTTCATTTGTCACGGGCAAGGCGCTGGAATGCCCTTCTCCTCCGCCTTCCACCAGAACAATCATGGCCAGTTCCGGATTATTATAAGGAGCGTAGGAAGCAAACCAAGCATGAGTCTTGTCTTCACTCCCAAATTGAGCCGTACCGGTTTTTCCGGCCGATTCAACAGGAAGATCCTTAAGAGTCTGCGCCGTTCCTGAAACAACAGTTTCTCTCATCCCCTCTTGTACTACTTTTAAAATTTCCGGACTTATAAATTTATCCCTAATCACAACCGCTGAATTATTTATAGTTTCATCATTATTATTAATAATTTTAGAAACTACGCGCGGCTGATACAGGGTTCCTCCGTTAGCAATCGCAGCTATATAATTCGCAATTTGAAGCGGTGTTGCTCTGATGAAGCCTTGCCCAATGGCACAATGATAATCATCTCCCGTGTACCATCTTTCTCCCAATTTATCCAGCTTCCACTGCGTGTCAGGAACAAAACCGGATGATTCTCCAGGAATATCAATTCCCAATATATCTCCCCAGCCAAATAGATTTTCATATTTTTTCATTCTATCCATTCCCAATCCTTGAATATTTCCATAACCGCCGCCGATAGTA
The sequence above is a segment of the Parcubacteria group bacterium genome. Coding sequences within it:
- the priA gene encoding primosomal protein N', whose product is KKVDLSDEQKDIVKKIIGHDSKFMIHDSSLLIAGREKIEIYLELINKTIKSKRQTLILVPEIPISYEALDIIKEYFDENSIALFHSKMTKGELYASYQKINPPADGGEAKIIIGTRQAVFAPFNNLGLIIVDGEQDISYKQWDMNPRYNAVKVAEKLAKLHRAKLVLSSPAPSIETYYKISNSPNCLISNKIQDSRFKIQDSAEIIDLRKEGWSRDGKKRKDILLSKKLVSEIVFTLKYGKQVFLFVSKRGMSSFSVCASCKEVLRCPRCERALIYDKSGVYRCLHCTYKTDIFAKCPKCKGTEFKNVGIGNQAIEREIKKIFPGAKTKLIDFESLKSRNDQQNLISEINSGKFDIIIGTQTILKAWDLPKLGLIGIINADDLLSFSEYNSDEKAFQILSGALQKTRDGQNTKLVIQTYSAEHPVIKSIAGSEFEKFYENEIEQRKALKYPPFSRMIKLTLRTFFKANIEKESAFIFGRMKILSERDKNISVFQPFTPQLSKVRDKFRHQIVIKLSCLEIPEELNRTLKNLGSEWVIDVDPININ
- the def gene encoding peptide deformylase, whose translation is MEIILYPNKILDKKTKKVKKPLDEEIQKLIKGMKETMEKADGAGLAAPQVGESLRICTIQYSGDVFALINPKITSYSREKEISEEGCLSFPGQFFPVKRSAKIKVRYVDEEGKETKKKAEGLLARIMQHEIDHLDGIVFIKRK
- the fmt gene encoding methionyl-tRNA formyltransferase — its product is MEKENIKIIFMGTSDFAKEILASIVREKYRVLAVITQPDKKAGRKQELRIGPVKEFAEKQKIPVLQPKKLDEELIKKTKELNPDLIIVAAYGKIIPKEILEIPKYKSINIHPSLLPKFRGPSPIQNAILVGERETGVTIMLMNEKMDHGDILVQTKFQIYPDETTETLTKKIAPISAKLILETIPLWVDGKIKPFEQDETKATYCQLIEREDGHIFWNSNAQDIYNKYRAFQPWPGIFSVWKKENGILRIKIKKIRLDNNKPDVKYGIGEVFELNGEIKVKAAKGSIILEEVQLEGKNPASIKDFINGYKDFVGSNLK
- a CDS encoding rhodanese-like domain-containing protein produces the protein MELNDKSNNKVILIGVALIAMVFIFTFFRSELFKKNSENEIEQKILNYPKITSEDFKNKLKSSEDLKILDIRSSDDYAMEHLANSINAVSEESINAISKEKTIIIVGYSTEDEEYTKIIDYLKKNKYYNFFILKGGFDAWKNIGGGTISIGNPNSFVDNSKINYIAPEDLKAIVENKNYPKYIIDMRPKQSFDDGHIFGAENIFLDELEKSADKIPFSKEIYIYGDTEFQGFQAGVRLYDLGFMLVKVLKGGLTSWKDKGFEIVK
- a CDS encoding co-chaperone GroES — protein: MKEIKVKPLGDNVLIKPEKADKKTGSGIFLPESASEERPQQGKVIEIGESKDIQAKKNQKVIFKRYSGTEVKIEGEEYLIVKNEDILAVVE